The Cucurbita pepo subsp. pepo cultivar mu-cu-16 chromosome LG15, ASM280686v2, whole genome shotgun sequence genome contains the following window.
GCCGGAGGTGACAACAGGTGCAGCAGGTGACCTGCAGCAGATCACCGGGTTAGCCAAACAGGCAAGTTTGACACATTCACAATATTGGCAACGCACCATTTTTCAGTTCCTAAAGTCATTTTCTGGTCTGCTCCATGAAAAATGCAATGAACATGGCTTTGCTTCATTTGCTTGCAGATGGTTGTAACATTTGGGATGTCTGAAATAGGTCCATGGTCTCTCATGGACTCTTCAGCTCAGAGCGATGTTATCATGAGAATGATGGCTAGGAACTCCATGTCGGAAAAGCTTGCCGAGGACATCGATGCAGCCATCAAGAGATTATCCGACGAAGCCTACGAAATCGCATTGGCTCACATTAGGAACAACCGTGAGGCCATTGACAAGATTGTTGAAGTCCTACTTGAGAAGGAGACAATTTCAGGACACGAATTCCGGGCTATTCTCTCAGAATTTGTCGAAATCCCAGTTGAAAACAGGGTTGCTCCTTCTTCAGCATCCACACCTGTTGCTGTTTAAACAAACTTCAAAGCATACTGTATTTACCATTCACAAGTATTTGTACGTATTGAAGTGTACTATAGTCTTTGCTCACATGTAATTATGTTAGTTGAAATAGCGATTTGATCTAAAAACTTagcttttgagttttttttttttttttttcctagaGTTACTAAatataagttaaaaaatttaagattttattagagtccaagctcactttttttttttttactaaatattattcactttAGCCGAGtatgtatcgttgtcaaccttacgatttttaaaacgtgtctattagggagtgagaaaaaacgtgtctattagggagaggtttctcaCTTACAACTTGGGGGCCAGTGTTCTCACTTACACActgttcggtgtctggctctgatactatttgtgacagtccaagcccactgctaatagatattgttcattgtAGCCCTCGACCttactgttttaaaacgcgtctattaagacaaccttataagaaatgcttcgttcccttttctaatcaatgtgagatctcacagtatttgctcaaagaggacaatatatgtagcggtggacttggactgttacaaatggtatcaaagctagacaccgagcagtgtgccagtgaggacgctggcctccaAAGGGGAGGattatgagatttcacatcagttagagaggatAACGAAGACACTGAGTGGTGTGCCATTGAGAATGCTAgacccccaagggggtggattgtaagatcccacgtcggttaggGAAGATAATGAAGACAtcgaacggtgtgccagtgagggaCGCTAGACCCtcaaaggggtagattgtgagatctcacatcggttgtagaggagaacaaaatatttcttacaagggtgtggaaactcttCCTTAGtagatgaattttaaaatcgtgagaccgACATCAATGAGCATCCACAATCGACAATCGTGAATAGCTGGAGGAAACAGGGGAAGGAAAATCCAATCGAATCGTATACTTTAAATCCTCAGCTTTGCCATTTCCTTCAGAACTTTGGGCAACTAAATTCTCTCGTTCCCCCCTCTTTAGCATTACCATAAGCCACCAAAGACAAGCTGATGCATGGGCAAGCCCAGTCGCAGTTTCGACGCCTTCTTCAGCCCCTTACATGCACTTGCTGTGCGATCGCTCTCCACGAAGacttcttctgcttctttaCAAGAATTTACCAGCCTCTGCAGTGGCGGACGCATAACACAAGCCTATGAGAGGTTCAAATCCGAGATATGGTCAGACCCATCTCTTTTTTCTCATCTGCTCCAATCCTGCATAAAACTAGGCTCACTTTTTGGAGGAGAACAGGTCCATTCTTTGGTCATTACATCTGGGTGTGCCAATGACAAGTTCATTTCCAATCACCTTCTGAACTTGTACTCCAAATTAGGAAATTTGAAGTCTTCTTTGGTGCTGTTTAGTCATATGCCACGAAGAAATATAATGTCATATAACATTTTGATTAATGGGTACTTGCAGCTTGGGGATTTGGAAAGTGCCCAGAAgctgtttgatgaaatgtcTGAAAGAAACATTGCCACATGGAATGCGATGATCACAGGTCTAACTCAGTTTGAATATAACGAGCAGGCTTTAGGTTTGTTTAGAGAAATGTATGGATTGGGTATTTTGCCTGATGAGTTCACACTAGGCAGTGTACTTAGAGGGTGCGCTGGTTTAAGATCTTTACTTGCAGGTCAAGAGGTTCATGCTTGTCTGATGAAATGTGGATTTGAACTGAATTTGGTCGTGGGCAGCTCTCTAGCTCATATGTATATGAAGTCTGGTAGTTTATCTGATGGAGAGAAGTTAATTAAATCAATGCCAATTCGCAATGTAGTTGCTTGGAATACTCTTATAGCTGGAAAAGCTCAAAACGGGTGTTCAGAGGAAGTCTTGAACCAGTAcaatatgatgaaaatggCAGGCTTTCGACCCGATAAAATTACATTTGTGAGTGTAATAAGCGCGTGTTCGGAGCTTGCGACGTTAGGACAAGGCCAGCAGATCCATGCTGAAGTGATCAAAGCCGGAGCTGGTTCAGTTGTAGCAGTTGTCAGCTCCTTGATTAGTATGTATTCACGGTCTGGATGTCTAGAGGACTCTGTGAAAACCTTTGTGGATCGTGAAGATGCTGATGTTGTGTTATGGAGTGCTATGATTGCAGCTTATGGATTCCATGGGAGGGGAGAGGAAGCTATTGAGCTTTTTCACCAAATGGAAGAGTTGAAAATGGAGGCTAATGAAGTGACCTTCTTGAGTCTCCTTTATGCTTGTAGTCACTGTGGATTGAAGGAGAAAGGAACTGAGTATTTAGATTTGATGGTGGAGCAGTATAAACTCAAGCCTAGAATCGAACACTACACGTGTGTGGTCGATCTGCTCGGTCGGGCTGGCCGTTTGGAGGAAGCAGAGGGTATGATAAGATCAATGCCTGTAAAAGCAGATGGCATCATATGGAAAACTTTATTATCAGCCTGCAAACTCCACAAGAACGCAGAAATGGCAAAACGAATTTCTGAAGAAATTCTGAAGCTTGATCCTCTGGATGCTGCTTCCTACGTGCTGCTTTCGAACATCCATGCCTCTGCTAGAAATTGGCCTGACGTTTCCGAGATTAGGAAAGCCATGAGAGATCGGAACGTCAAGAAGGAGCCCGGCATAAGTTGGCTAGAACTCAAAAACTCGGTTCACCAATTTAGTATGGGTGACAAATCTCATCCACAGTACCTCGAGATCGACTCGTATTTGAAAGAACTAATGTCTGAAATGAAACTACACGGTTACATGCCAGACATAGGCTCGGTTTTGCACGACATGGACAACGAAGAAAAGGAATACAATTTAGCTCATCACAGTGAGAAGTTCGCCATTGCTTTTGCACTGATGAACATTCCCGAGGGTGTCCCAATAAGAGTGATGAAGAACTTGCGGGTCTGCAATGACTGTCATGAAGCCATTAAGTGCATATCAAAGATCAGAAACAGAGAGATTATTGTAAGAGATACAAGTAGATTTCACCATTTCAAGGACGGTGAATGTTCTTGTGGTAACTATTGGTAGTGAGATTTAACCTTCTGCTTTAACAATCGAGGTAATTTCTTGTCCGTTTCATTGCCATATAGACCTCGAGTCGATTCAATTAATAAGAAGCATTCATTTATACACCGTGTCACACGAGCCAGGGCATGAACATGTTCATCATTTAGGACAGGAGCAAATGTATGAAGATGACAAGGTTTACATTAGAAAATCAACATAAGAATATAACTGTAAACAGCAAcacaaggaagaaaagaaatacatgtacaaaatgaaattatattcttcatATTAGAAACCCTCTCGAATAAGCCGAGCGAGCTCGGCCTCATTAGCCTATCCTAACACAACGACGCAGCTAAATTAGCTACTTATTCTCGCATCTTAACTATCCACATTATATTTCCAAAGTCAGTACAGTCAACAGAGCATTCCAATCCGACGAGTTCTTCCCGTTCAGTAGTTCGCAGTTCAAAGCCACGCTGATCGACTTCTTTTAACAGAACTCTTCCACCGTCTTGAAAAAGCTCGTCGGTTTGAAACCAGGGTcaatgatttcttctttttagttaaaaaCTAACATGAAAAGCTGAAAGGAAAATGGGACTAtagaaagtaaataaagtATCCAATTCATCATCACCACCCAGCTTCTTCTTGTACAAAATTTCCCACTTGATCTTCGATCTTCATGTCCCAAAACAGCGACATGGATATGGGGTTTGGTTTCAAACTTTCAAGAAGCGTTTTgaccttcttcttcatcttcagaGGATGGCAATGGGCTAGAAGCTTCGGCCAGGTATTCAAGCATGCTTATTACTTCAGCTGTGTCGTCCAAGTAATATTTGGCTTTGCTTGGCTTTTGCCCAACAGTGCAGGCAAAAACTGACGCCGTTGGAGAAAGAATATTATTACTGGACAACGCGTTGCCAATTATTTCAAACATGTCCTCGTCCGATCTGTCGTCGCCAATACACAACACGAAGTCGGCGTGATTCCCATCCTCCgccattgatgagaagattttTTCAGCCACTAGGCCTTTGGTAACCCCCTGgagaaaatacaaagagaTCAGCAATCAAAATCAGTTCGTACCGAGCTGGGAGGTAGTtcagttatatatatattgcagGAGAAAGTATGTCCggagtgtcacaatcgcacttttcaTGTCtaggacaagcatgaccgtttATCATAGAAAAGCTAAGGTGTTATCAACTACGCACCTCATCAAGATAAATGAATAAGAACATACCTGTGGTTTCACTTCTACAATAAATTGGCCGCTTTTGACTGCAACAGGTTCGTTTGCCAAAACACTCTCTAAATGATCCAACATCTCCTTCGCCTGGGACGATCCGAAGCCAGGATCAGCATCTCGATACTGCCAAACCAAAGCACTTTCCTTTCGTTCGATTGATGAACCATCAGTAGCCTCGGTGTATAATTTCATAACAGGTTCGGCTATCTGCATCCATCCGAAATCAGAATTTTGGCCGCAGATCTTCCACTCCTCATTTTGTGACTGCCTGGCCATTTTGAACAGAATCGATGATAGAATTAGAATAGAAGAAAAGAGTTCTCAGGAATACgaccaaaaaatgaaaactttgcAGCCAGTAACTTGGCCTTTAAAAATGATTCGGTATTCTTTTATAACCAAACCTCAAGAAATATCCATGTTCTGCTGCAATTCCAAGCTTCTTGCATGGGCGAAACCACTTGCTTAAGCTGTCCCTTCCTCGTCCACTCACAATGAAGACGACATTTTTTGCATCTGCACAAAGCGTGTTAAGGATAGAGATAACCTGTTCGCTCGGTGACTTGTTTATGGAGTTTTGGGGCATCACAGTGCCATCATAGTCCAAAAGAATGGCCCGACTATCGGCCCGACTGTAAGATGATACAATGGCATCTACTGAAAGTTTTCTGAAATTGGGATCAAGAGCTACAACCCTGAATCCGAAACTAAAACCAATTCCCCAACATCGTCTCCTGAAATGTTCTGAGCAAGTTCTCTCCATGTCTTGCAAGAAACTACGAGACCAATAAGCCACGTCGTGTGTAGCAACATAACGATAATGCTTCTCATGTCGCAGCTGCTTCTCTGAATCAGCCATTGAGATTGCTTCATTAAAAGCCTCTGATGTACTTTCAACATTCCATGGGTTGACACGAAATGCTCCGCTCAGTGATGGAGTACACCCGATAAATTCGGATATGACGAGCATGCTCTTTTTTGGTCCGCTGAAGTTCAAGCATTTTTGAGAGGTGGATATTCCCTGCCTACAGACAACATACTCATAAGGAGTTAAGTTCATGCCATCTCTAACAGCAGTGACTGCTACGCACTCAGCAATGCTATAATAAGCAACCCTTTCAGTAATTGGCACGTGCCGGTCGAGAAGTACTATCGGCTCATAACCAGGATGCCCATACTCCTTATTGATCCTTCTGCagctttcttttatttcatcttCTATTTCCTGTAAATCTCTTCCCTTGCCTCTGACAGGGTTTACAATTTGGATCAGTACAGCCTTTCCCTGCCACTTTGGATGTTGCTTTAGCATCTGTTCCATGGCTAACAATTTCAAGTTAATACCTTTGAAAATGTCCATATCATCAACACCAAGCACCACCGTCTTCCCTGCAAATTGCTGCGTGAGTTCCCTAGTCTTAGCATCCTCGTCTGCAAGTTTCATCACCGATTCAATCCGATTCATATGAATACCAACGGGCATTATCTTTATTCCAATCGTCCTACCGTAGTATTCCAATCCAAGATAGCCCCTTTTTGACTGGTATTCCAAACCCAACATTCGGCTGCAACAAGAAAGGAAATGGCGAGCATAATCGAAAGTGTGAAATCCGATGATATCAGAGTTAAGTAATGCCTTGAGAATCTCTTCTCTGACAGGAAGGGTGCGGTAGATCTCAGATGAAGGAAATGGACTATGAAGGAAAAACCCCATTTTAACTCTGTTAAAACGTCTTCTCAAGAAAGTAGGCAATACCATCAAATGGTAATCATGGATCCAGATATAGTCATCATCAGGGTTGATGACTTCTACAACTTTCTGGAAAAATAACTTATTTGCTGATACATATGCTTCCCACATCGAGCGATCAAATCGACCCTTCTGATCAGCAGAATATGGCAGCATATAATGAAAAAGAGGCCACAAATTCCTCTTGCAGAAACCATCAtaaaaattttccaaaatatcAGGAGGCAAAAATGTAGGAATACACCTAAATTTCTCCAACAAAATCTGGGATACCTCATCTTGCTCGTCCGGTTGGATATCGACTTTCAGAGAACCGACATAAAGAACCTCCATATCTTCTGGTAACCCATCTTTAAGCTGCAAAAGCAACGAATCTTCATTCCAACTGAAACTCCAGGAATTATCATCCTCCCTTCGCTTTGCTCTTAAAGGAAGCTGGTTTGCTACAATTATCATCCGATCTGAGGAAATTGACGACGGGTTTTCAGATGTCACACTGTAGGCCTGATCATCGTCAAGCTCAGCTACATTACCCGGAACAGTCATGACCCGCGGGAACCGCTTCCTTTTCACTTCCATTGCTGGAAAATTTCCAGAAGCCAAATCTAAAAGATTTGTGTAAGACCTTGAAATCATGTTTCTCCCCTTTATCCGCCAGATGAACGCTAATTCTTCAAATCAGAGGCAATTCGAACAACGCAACAAGCGCAGCGCCTAGCAATTCCGTAATacgaaacaaaaacaatcaaacCCTAAGCGTTCCGAAGCGCCATAAAGTTACAAAAAAGTATAACGAATATGCGAGGGTTAATAAAGTAGCAGATTATCCCCCAATCAAGCAATTAAGCCAATTTTATAACAGAAAAAACCCTGTTTAAGAGAAACACGAAGAGAAACCGATTCCCATCCAATGTACATGTAATCTTTCCTATTATTCTTATCCTATCTAGCCCGAAACCTCAAAAATTCTCTTTAATCCATATCAGAATCCAACCTCCAAGAAAAAGCAGCAGCAACCAATGCCCTCATTCCCAGAATTACGGAATTAGATCCATTCTTTAATCGAAACCGACATGGTGAAAcattgaaagaaagatcaaATGCCAATCAAAAACACAACGAACAAATCTGAACCAATGAAATTCGACGCGTACCGGTTAAAACTGAGAAACGACCAGATCCCGAACGGtaacaagaagaagagaatgaacCAAACCCTAAAAAACGAAAAATGCTGCACAATTCGTAGTTCTTCGGAGCGCAAGAATTGGTTTCAATTCAAAGATTTGAAGCTGACCTCCCTCTAAGCTAATCGATCATTTCGATCCTTTCTGTGAAAACGGATTGTGAAACGGCTTAAATATCATTACCAATGACCTCCTCCAACGTCTACAGTGTATGATCCAGGAGCAAAATGAGGCGTTCGTTGGACTCACGACGCaatataaatcattttctacggaacgaaaaattgaaaattaaatattaaaaaaaaaaatgaaaataatctTCTGATATAGAAGGAAATATAGCGTGAAATTAACGATGCGGTTTTGATACCTTTACCAACGGGTGATAAAGTTACGTAGTTACCCAATGAGAGGCAGCATTGGCACATGCATGGGTCGGTAAAAAGAGGGCCTCTCCTACAGACTACAGCAATGTTAAATTCACAGCCAATAATATATCACAGGCCTGTCACTATTAcgttaaaatataacattcaTTAAAGAAATTGGATAAGATTCAGCCAGCCCGAGTCTGAATCAGCAGAAGCTGGCATCGTTTGGCAGCATACGCGCTTACCACGCGTTATTATGTCAACACTTCCTGCCACGGCCGGAAGCTTTTTCGACGGAGACGATTATCTAATTACGACACGTGTACGACCCGATTGAATCTCCCAGACGTGCTTCGACGTTTAAGTACACTGTAAAGAGCGTTGAAGTATTTACATTATTACCGTTTTTAATTGtcaacaaaaatattctcttttttaagCTATGAGCTATGAAAGAAAACTACGAATAATAGAAACGATTCCAAGGGCTCTAAATGGGCTCGACTTGGGCTTGAGTTTCATGCACCGGGGCCCACTGGGCCGgttgaagaataaaatatttgggcTTTGATATTGTAGGGCTTTACCCCGAAGGGAGCCCTTCCAGAAATTCTCGAAGGCCTGGGCCAAACCCAGGCCTAAGAGGGGGTTTGGAAATAGTTTTCAACCAGCAATTGACGCGCCTCGGTTAGAACCTCACTAGCTGCGTCATTGCCCCAAGCGCAAAGATATCTACAAAGTTGAGATATCCTTCCTTTTTATAATGCTCCACCACAACGTAGCTTTGATTTCTTCCGATGTGGGACTAAGTAGCTCTTCAAAAGTGAATCAAAATTAGTTCACCTTCGTCAAAACGTTAAATTgagggttataactcaaaATTAGCCAGATTTTTACACagttttttgttaaaattagtgacgaattcattaatattaaacggagattaaaaatttaagagttaTTTAAGGTTTTTATGTTCTAAATGGATGAAAGTTTCAGGTACGgtgcaaaattcaaattcactGTTCTATGCTTTACTTTTCCATGGCTCCCGACCAAAGAACTCCATTAAAACGGAGGGAATAGTTtcatcttatatatatataaatgctTTTGGCTTACTCTCCTTCTTGGAGTTCCAAATTTTCTTCGGTTCGAAGAACGAAGTGGGAGGCCTAGAGGAAGAGTCTTATGGCGGGTTATAAGGGCCATGATGAATATGATTACTTGTTTAAGCTGGTTTTGATCGGTGATTCTGGGGTAGGGAAATCAAACCTGCTCTCGAGGTTTACCAGGAaccaatttaatttagaatcgAAGTCTACGATTGGGGTTGAGTTTGCTACCAAGAGTTTGGATATTGATGGGAAGGTAATCAAGGCTCAGATTTGGGATACTGCGGGACAAGAAAGGTTTGCTTCTTCGTTGTTCTTTCTTGAAGTTTCAATCGATTTCAGTTTTAAGTCAACTTCCGATTATAGTTGCATGATTTCCTTGCTTCTAATCAATCGATTCTTTGCCAGAATATTGTTTGTGTCAATCGATATATCTTACAGTTGCTTGAAATTTCTGGAGTTGATTCGTTTTAGACAGCTTTTTTACCTTTAATTTGTGATTAAAGAAAGGGGAAGGGTTGGATTATATGTCGACAAAATCGTAGGATATGAGGCAAAAGAAGGCCTACCTTGATTTTATTGCTATTGTGTAGAATCTGATGCTCATGTTCAACCTGGTTCTATAAACAGAAAAATCGATATTCACCGAGTGCTCTGTTTTCCCCTCCACTACTTGTTTCTATGCTTGCAGCTCGATTGTGATTACTGTAGCTTAAGGCTAGAGTTCTGGTTTTGAATCTGTTAGCACTGATTGAAAATTAGCCTTTATCTTTGGAAATCTGATGGCTTCAAATGTTTAGTTTATCTTTTTTACCGATAACTCATCAGCTTAAGTTCGGAGTTCATTAGTgatttaacatggtattagagtcgtGAACGTTCTATGTTTGAACCCCTTTAATGTCATTTCTTCCCCAAATTAATATCGATTTCCACTTGTTGAGCCTTCTACAAAATTCTAAGCCCACAGGTTAGAGAAAGcgttgaaatattaatatactTAAATTTTGCGTAACGCATCAACTTAAGCTTTTGAATTCGTTGTTGGTTTAACGATTTCCATAGGGAATGATTGTGTTTCTGGCTTTTGTAGCGCTTGTTCTAGTTTTTATTTGCTTGTCCATTCGAAGAGCTTGTGGTAATAAGTCTGCATCGTTGCAAAATGAAACGGAGATTTTCTGATAAATTTTCGAGGTTGGTATTCGGAGGTCATAATGTTCGGATCATATGATGGTGCTTAGACTACTTTTCTTGTGTCCCTGGAAATGATCCCCATCGGTTCGGCATTCATACTGCCTTCCTTGTAGTTATGGTCAAAATACATGCAATGGTCTGGTGTGATATTAAGAATTGTAGCCTAGTTCAAGCTTCAAGGCTTGTCTTTACTGATACAATGGTCTGGTTTGATATTAAGAATCAGAGACCATTTATTGAAATGTGCATAAGCTGGCATCCAATGGTTCCTTTATTTGTGCAAAG
Protein-coding sequences here:
- the LOC111811235 gene encoding probable alpha,alpha-trehalose-phosphate synthase [UDP-forming] 7, whose translation is MISRSYTNLLDLASGNFPAMEVKRKRFPRVMTVPGNVAELDDDQAYSVTSENPSSISSDRMIIVANQLPLRAKRREDDNSWSFSWNEDSLLLQLKDGLPEDMEVLYVGSLKVDIQPDEQDEVSQILLEKFRCIPTFLPPDILENFYDGFCKRNLWPLFHYMLPYSADQKGRFDRSMWEAYVSANKLFFQKVVEVINPDDDYIWIHDYHLMVLPTFLRRRFNRVKMGFFLHSPFPSSEIYRTLPVREEILKALLNSDIIGFHTFDYARHFLSCCSRMLGLEYQSKRGYLGLEYYGRTIGIKIMPVGIHMNRIESVMKLADEDAKTRELTQQFAGKTVVLGVDDMDIFKGINLKLLAMEQMLKQHPKWQGKAVLIQIVNPVRGKGRDLQEIEDEIKESCRRINKEYGHPGYEPIVLLDRHVPITERVAYYSIAECVAVTAVRDGMNLTPYEYVVCRQGISTSQKCLNFSGPKKSMLVISEFIGCTPSLSGAFRVNPWNVESTSEAFNEAISMADSEKQLRHEKHYRYVATHDVAYWSRSFLQDMERTCSEHFRRRCWGIGFSFGFRVVALDPNFRKLSVDAIVSSYSRADSRAILLDYDGTVMPQNSINKSPSEQVISILNTLCADAKNVVFIVSGRGRDSLSKWFRPCKKLGIAAEHGYFLRQSQNEEWKICGQNSDFGWMQIAEPVMKLYTEATDGSSIERKESALVWQYRDADPGFGSSQAKEMLDHLESVLANEPVAVKSGQFIVEVKPQGVTKGLVAEKIFSSMAEDGNHADFVLCIGDDRSDEDMFEIIGNALSSNNILSPTASVFACTVGQKPSKAKYYLDDTAEVISMLEYLAEASSPLPSSEDEEEGQNAS
- the LOC111811236 gene encoding pentatricopeptide repeat-containing protein At2g41080, translated to MGKPSRSFDAFFSPLHALAVRSLSTKTSSASLQEFTSLCSGGRITQAYERFKSEIWSDPSLFSHLLQSCIKLGSLFGGEQVHSLVITSGCANDKFISNHLLNLYSKLGNLKSSLVLFSHMPRRNIMSYNILINGYLQLGDLESAQKLFDEMSERNIATWNAMITGLTQFEYNEQALGLFREMYGLGILPDEFTLGSVLRGCAGLRSLLAGQEVHACLMKCGFELNLVVGSSLAHMYMKSGSLSDGEKLIKSMPIRNVVAWNTLIAGKAQNGCSEEVLNQYNMMKMAGFRPDKITFVSVISACSELATLGQGQQIHAEVIKAGAGSVVAVVSSLISMYSRSGCLEDSVKTFVDREDADVVLWSAMIAAYGFHGRGEEAIELFHQMEELKMEANEVTFLSLLYACSHCGLKEKGTEYLDLMVEQYKLKPRIEHYTCVVDLLGRAGRLEEAEGMIRSMPVKADGIIWKTLLSACKLHKNAEMAKRISEEILKLDPLDAASYVLLSNIHASARNWPDVSEIRKAMRDRNVKKEPGISWLELKNSVHQFSMGDKSHPQYLEIDSYLKELMSEMKLHGYMPDIGSVLHDMDNEEKEYNLAHHSEKFAIAFALMNIPEGVPIRVMKNLRVCNDCHEAIKCISKIRNREIIVRDTSRFHHFKDGECSCGNYW